Part of the Cohnella candidum genome, GCTCTCCTCCGGCGTGAAATCGAACCGGTAAAGCTTCCCCGTGGCCGGATCGGAACAACGCACGTTCCACGCCCTCGGCTTGAGCTTTCTTCGCTCCAGGTACTGTTCGAATTCCGCCCGGTTGTCGCCGCTTAGCGGTTCCCGGTAATGCGGAGAAGTTCTGGCGTGGCGATAGTGAGCCCGCAAAATCGGATTCCCCGCAAAATGAAGCAGCTCGGACAAGTCCCTGGAGGTGTCCTCACCGCGGGCGATGCTTTCTTCTATTTTTCGTTCCCGATACTCGACCGCGCGTTGGCTGAAGAGATCGAACGTATCCGGCATCCGTTCCCGGAACGCCTTACGGAGCGTCTCCCAAACGATATCGTGAAGCTGCCATCCTCCCGCAGTGCGTCTCACGAAAGAAAGGCGGACCAGGCGTTCGAACAGGGTTAGGCGGACGGCTTTCCCCGCCATTTGCCCCAGCAGCTCCTGCTGGAACGTGCGGCTCACGGAAGCCGCGAACAGCCATTCGCGAAGCTCCTCGTCCGGCGCTTCGTCGAGCCAATGGCCGAGCATTGCCTCGAACGTCTGCCCCGTTCCGATCCGGGTAAGATCGGCCGGTTGCCCGGCTTCATCCGGCAACGGCGCCAGCAGGGACATCGCGAGCGGGTAGCCCAGCGTCCGCAGCCATACGGCATCGATCGCCGCCTCATCTTCCGTTCCCGCGTGGCGCAAGTACGCCCGGATGTCTTCGTACGTGAGCGCCGCCAGCGGCAAGCGGACGATCAGTCTTCGCCAAGCGGGCGAATGCCGCCAAGGACCTTCAAGGGAATAGCGTCCGGCGATGACGACCAGCACGTTGGAAGGCAGCTCCGGCAAAAACGTCGAGCGCAGCCAATGGTCCAGGCTTCCGGCCTCTTCGTAACCGTCCAGCACAAGAACGATCGTGCGCTTCCCCGCTTGAGTGCGGATCTCCCGGATGACTTGATGCTCCGCGGAAAGTTCGGCTTCTTCGACGTCCGCGGTGCCTAGCGCCTGTAACAAGATGCGGCAGAATACGCGGGGATCGTTGATCGCTTCCCCGATGCGAACCGAAACGGGCAGCGCCCCCAGCTCGCGGGCAATGTTGGCGAACCGGTCGAGCAGGTATGTCTTCCCCATCCCCGCCGTCCCGTGCACGTTGAGGATCCGTTCCGTTTTATCGTCCAAATCTTCGAGAAACCGCTTGAAATATTCCGTTTCGAAGGCTCGGCCGACGAAATGATCGTCCATGAACCTCTCCATCCGCTGCCCGATCGTCTGCAATCCGCCCAACCTCCGCTCTCCCTCGCAATTTACCTAAAAGTATACGATCAAAGTAACCGAAAGGATAGCCTCAACCCTGCCCTTCCGATGTTACTTTACGTATATATCGGATGGCTGGAGGTTTATGGAACATGAAAGAAAAAGAACGCGTGACGGGCTCGGAAATCCTGCTCCGCATGCTGCTGGCCGAGGGTGTGGAGTGCGTTTTCGGTTATCCCGGGGGAGCCGTCTTATATATTTATGATGCCATGCACGGCAACCCGGACTTTAAACACGTGCTGACGCGGCACGAGCAAGGAGCGATCCACGCCGCGGACGGCTACGCCCGCTCGACCGGCAAAGCGGGCGTTTGCTTGGCCACGTCCGGACCGGGAGCGACCAATCTCGTAACGGGAATCGCCACCGCCCATATGGATTCGGTTCCACTCGTCATCATCACGGGCAACGTCGCGACCGACTTGATCGGCACGGACGCGTTCCAGGAGGCGGACATCGTCGGCATGACGCAGCCGATTACGAAGCACAGTTATTTCGTCCGAAGAGTCGAGGATTTGGCGCGCATCATCCGGGAAGCGTTCCACTTGGCGGGAACCGGACGCAAAGGGCCTGTGCTGGTGGACATCCCGAAGGACGTTTCCGCCGCCATGACGGAGTTCGAGTATCCGGAGCGGATCGACATTCCGGGATACTCCTTGGGTAGTGAGTCGGATTCAGTTGTTCAGGAGGATAGGCTGGTTGAGCTCCTCGGCGCTATCACGGCGAGCGAGAAACCGTTGATCCTTGCAGGAGGAGGAGTCATTCAATCCGAGGGATGCGAGGCTTTAAGAGCGTTCGTCGACAAAACGGGCATCCCCGTCACGACGACGCTTATGGGGTTAGGCGCGATTCCGGCGGAACACGGGCTTTGGCTGGGCATGCCCGGCATGCACGGAACGCTCGCGGCGAATCGCGCTTTGATCGAGTGCGATCTGCTGATTTCGGTCGGCGCCCGTTTCGACGATCGGGTCACGGCGCGCTTGGACGGGTTCGCCCCCCGCGCCCGCGTCGCCCACATCGATATCGACGCCGCGGAAATCGGCAAGCTGGTGTCGGCTTCGATCCCGATCGTCGGCGATGCCCGTACGGTATTGGAGAGGTTGGTCGGGAAGCTGCCTGATGAGTCGAATGCAGACTTCTCGGATTGGACCTCGCGGCTGCGGAAAATGAAAGCCGACTTTCCGCTTCGCTACGATCATTCGGAAGTTGAGTTGAAGCCGCAGTACGTGATCGAACTGATCTCCCGCACGACAGAAGGAAACGCGATCATCACGACGGACGTCGGCCAACACCAAATGTGGGCGGCTCAATTCTACCGTTTTCGTCATCCCCGCTCTCTCGTGACGTCTGGGGGCCTCGGCACGATGGGTTTCGGATTTCCTTCCGCCATCGGAGCGCAGATCGGCAACCCGGATAAAATCGTCGTCTCCATCAACGGTGACGGTGGCATGCAGATGTGCGCGCAAGAGCTCGCGATCTGCGCTATCCACGGCATTCCCGTGAAAATCGCCGTCATGAACAACCGGACGCTCGGCATGATCAAGCAATGGCAGGAACTCGTCTACGAGGGACGGTACAGCCATATCGACTTGTCCGGCAGCCCCGATTTCGTCAAGCTGGCGGAGGCGTACGGAGTCAAAGGCTTGCGCGCGGAAACGCCGGCCGAAGCCGAACGGGTATGGCAGGAAGCGTTAGAAACACCAGGCCCCGTCTTGATCGACTTCGTCGTCTCCCGGGACGAATGGGTGTATCCGATGGTGCCGCAAGGCAAATCGCTGGAGGATATCATCTTGGGACCTGAGGGAGGGTTTCGCTCATGCCTAGAAGGTTAATCGGAATCACGGCGAACGATACGCCCGGCGTGCTGCAGAGGGTGTCCGGGTTGTTTTCGAGAAGGGGGTACAACATCGAGAGCATTACGGTCGGACCGTCCGAAAAGGAAGGACGGTCACGCATGGTCGTCGCCGCGAGGGGCGACGACGCGGTCATCCGGCAAATGCGCAGCCAACTGCTGAAGCTGATTGACGTGCTCGAAGTCGTCCCCTTGGAGGAAAAGCCCTGCGTCAGCCGTGAACTCATGCTGGTCAAACTCCGGATGGACCCTGCGAAACGGTCCGAAATCCAAAGCCTCGCGGATACGTTCCGATGCTCCGTCGTGGACGTGGGATTGGATTCGATGATCGTACAGGTCGTGGGGGACGCGGACAAAAACGACGCTTTTCTGCAGCTCATCCGACCGTACGGTTTGTTGGAATTGACTCGAACCGGGGAAACGGCGATGAATCGCGGAGGATAAATGTTATAGGGTCTCGAGGGCCTCATTCATATGAACAGCGAGGCCGATCTGGCGGTCTGCTCCGCCGACGCCGTCCTCGATGCACCACCAGGCGGAGAGAACGGCGTGGCAATACGCCCATTGCAGGATGCGGCGCGGGTCTAGCCCTAACGACTCCGAAAATAAGGCGACCCTGCGGCGGATTTGTTCCAGCGGATCGGATTCGTCGATCGCGTTCATGAGGAAGGAACAAGGTTCGTATTCCGCTTCCCCGATCACGCCTTTCGGATCGATCGCCAGCCAGGGCTCCCGGTCTGCCGACAAAAGATTGCCGTGGTGAAGGTCCCCGTGAAGGAGATAGTGAGGGGTCGGATTTTCCCTGAGCGCTTCGTATCTCTCCTCCGCCAAGCGGACCGATTGTTCCGGCAACGGTCCCGTTCCCCCGTCGAAACGGTCGCGGAGCCGCGCGTATCCTCCAAACCAACCTTCGACGGTAAGGAGCGAATCCGTTTTTGCAGGGGCCGTGCCGTGAAGTTTGGCCATCACCTCGGCGGCCGCCTTCACGGCCGATTCCTCATCCCGGACCGTATGCAGGGTCAATCCCGGTCGAACTCTCTCCATCAAGAGAATCCCCTCGTCGGGTTCAGCCTCCAGTAGCCGCACGGCGCCCTTCCCATCGAACCAACGAAGCGCGGCGATCTCCGAGCGGCTTTCCTTGGAGGGGACGCACAGCTTCAGAACGGCTTCCCGCCCGTCCTCGAACCGAACCGGAGCCACGAAGTTAAAGGAGAGCGGAAATGTCGGTTCTTCCAGGCGCAATGACCATTTGCTTTCGCATTTCTGAACGAGGGACGGAAACGCGGCAAGCCACGCTTCCCCTTCTTCCCCGTAGACGCTCCGAATCGTTTGAGCCAACGTATCAGGCATTTGCATAAGGTCTTCCTCCCTTTTCGTTCGGATAACGCAAACTCACCCCCTATCTGTGAGGGGGTGAGTTTGCTGATCTTATACCTTGGCGAGCGATGCCTCGGTGCGGGCACGATCCCGCTCCAGGATCGGCGCGAGGTATTTGCCGGTGTACGATTTCGGGTTTTTGGCGACTTCCTCCGGCGTACCGGTGGCCACGATCGTGCCTCCGCCGCTGCCGCCTTCCGGTCCCAAGTCGACCAGGTAATCGGCGGTCTTGATGACGTCGAGGTTATGCTCGATGACCAGCACGCTTTCACCGGAATCGACCAATCGATGCAGCACTTGCAGAAGGCGGTCGATATCGTCGACGTGAAGGCCGGTCGTCGGCTCGTCGAGGATGTACAGCGTTTTGCCGGTACTGCGGCGGTACAATTCGGCCGCCAGCTTCACGCGCTGAGCTTCGCCGCCGGACAGCGTCGTGGCCGGCTGCCCCAGGTTCATGTAGCCGAGGCCGACGTCCATGAGCGTCTGCAGCTTGCGATGGATGCGCGGAATGTTCACGAAAAACTCCGTCGCGTCCTCGATCGTCAGCTCCAGCACCTCGGCGATGCTTTTGCCTTTGTATTTGACCTCCAGCGTCTCGCGGTTGTAGCGTTTGCCTTTGCAGACTTCGCAAGGCACGTAGACGTCCGGCAGGAAGTGCATTTCGATTTTGATGATGCCGTCGCCTTTGCAGGCTTCGCATCTGCCGCCCTTGACGTTAAAGCTGAAGCGGCCTTTCTTGTAGCCGCGGACTTTCGCCTCGTTCGTCATCTCGAAAACGCCGCGAATATCATCGAATACGCCGGTATAAGTCGCCGGGTTGGATCTCGGCGTCCGGCCGATCGGCGATTGGTCGATGTCGATGACTTTCTCCAGATGCTCCAGGCCGAGGAACTCCTTGTACTCGCCGGGACGGACCTTCGCCTTGTTCAAATCGCGCGCCAGCGTCTTGTAGAGAATCTCGTTCACGAGCGTGGATTTGCCGGATCCCGACACGCCCGTCACCGCGGTGAAAACGCCGAGCGGGAATTTGGCGTTCAGGTTTTTGAGGTTGTTCTCCTTCGCGCCTTTCACTTCCAGCCATTTGCCGCTGAGCTTGCGGCGTTCGAGCGGTACCGGAATGAACTTGCGACCGCTCAAATAGGCGCCGGTCAGCGACTTCTCATCATCC contains:
- a CDS encoding LuxR C-terminal-related transcriptional regulator; the encoded protein is MGGLQTIGQRMERFMDDHFVGRAFETEYFKRFLEDLDDKTERILNVHGTAGMGKTYLLDRFANIARELGALPVSVRIGEAINDPRVFCRILLQALGTADVEEAELSAEHQVIREIRTQAGKRTIVLVLDGYEEAGSLDHWLRSTFLPELPSNVLVVIAGRYSLEGPWRHSPAWRRLIVRLPLAALTYEDIRAYLRHAGTEDEAAIDAVWLRTLGYPLAMSLLAPLPDEAGQPADLTRIGTGQTFEAMLGHWLDEAPDEELREWLFAASVSRTFQQELLGQMAGKAVRLTLFERLVRLSFVRRTAGGWQLHDIVWETLRKAFRERMPDTFDLFSQRAVEYRERKIEESIARGEDTSRDLSELLHFAGNPILRAHYRHARTSPHYREPLSGDNRAEFEQYLERRKLKPRAWNVRCSDPATGKLYRFDFTPEESLLRLSVLSVRGLRDLPESAVQLLRSEEGRVIGAFAAVPVRENTWAFLSAAPVSRSLFGSLSGERLQQLKEAAKQGRAWYLYSVDVENLESDQLRSDIVAHLFDYVLAGSLILASPPPLPYYEEAQRSFGFETVPGAEHDDYGTGKPAHTFWLDTRGERLKGFLRKMVGREPELQKAQPAQSPASFPGIEELTEREKEVGRLLAEGHTNQEIAGALFVSEAAVKKHVNAMLSKFGLKNRTQLAARMLGKS
- the ilvB gene encoding biosynthetic-type acetolactate synthase large subunit; protein product: MKEKERVTGSEILLRMLLAEGVECVFGYPGGAVLYIYDAMHGNPDFKHVLTRHEQGAIHAADGYARSTGKAGVCLATSGPGATNLVTGIATAHMDSVPLVIITGNVATDLIGTDAFQEADIVGMTQPITKHSYFVRRVEDLARIIREAFHLAGTGRKGPVLVDIPKDVSAAMTEFEYPERIDIPGYSLGSESDSVVQEDRLVELLGAITASEKPLILAGGGVIQSEGCEALRAFVDKTGIPVTTTLMGLGAIPAEHGLWLGMPGMHGTLAANRALIECDLLISVGARFDDRVTARLDGFAPRARVAHIDIDAAEIGKLVSASIPIVGDARTVLERLVGKLPDESNADFSDWTSRLRKMKADFPLRYDHSEVELKPQYVIELISRTTEGNAIITTDVGQHQMWAAQFYRFRHPRSLVTSGGLGTMGFGFPSAIGAQIGNPDKIVVSINGDGGMQMCAQELAICAIHGIPVKIAVMNNRTLGMIKQWQELVYEGRYSHIDLSGSPDFVKLAEAYGVKGLRAETPAEAERVWQEALETPGPVLIDFVVSRDEWVYPMVPQGKSLEDIILGPEGGFRSCLEG
- the ilvN gene encoding acetolactate synthase small subunit, producing the protein MPRRLIGITANDTPGVLQRVSGLFSRRGYNIESITVGPSEKEGRSRMVVAARGDDAVIRQMRSQLLKLIDVLEVVPLEEKPCVSRELMLVKLRMDPAKRSEIQSLADTFRCSVVDVGLDSMIVQVVGDADKNDAFLQLIRPYGLLELTRTGETAMNRGG
- a CDS encoding aminoglycoside phosphotransferase family protein, which produces MQMPDTLAQTIRSVYGEEGEAWLAAFPSLVQKCESKWSLRLEEPTFPLSFNFVAPVRFEDGREAVLKLCVPSKESRSEIAALRWFDGKGAVRLLEAEPDEGILLMERVRPGLTLHTVRDEESAVKAAAEVMAKLHGTAPAKTDSLLTVEGWFGGYARLRDRFDGGTGPLPEQSVRLAEERYEALRENPTPHYLLHGDLHHGNLLSADREPWLAIDPKGVIGEAEYEPCSFLMNAIDESDPLEQIRRRVALFSESLGLDPRRILQWAYCHAVLSAWWCIEDGVGGADRQIGLAVHMNEALETL